The proteins below are encoded in one region of Scyliorhinus torazame isolate Kashiwa2021f chromosome 8, sScyTor2.1, whole genome shotgun sequence:
- the znf217 gene encoding zinc finger protein 217 gives MRIQYQDKQGRTSEEELMPWFTDQPTHEFVMKSTESTVMKTSEEVRDDVNLTLDAKNSVEHHCSICDQCFPFGSLLTQHMHMHANEKHPFCDHRTSQKANLKINLQKHKVDHLQHGRKTGRNKANLSSASFEIPNALSKSVCPNDTEMNEAEDNPLNGVALFLNELEGNVAVQAEEYPPLPCMFCNKSFRHSEELRHHVVIQHRPTLCEPAVLRVEEGLSPIIEAHITVSSPDQEANYANEDNGELSCKVCGLTCESALSLETHMRKHKDSFTYGCNVCGRRFKEPWFLKNHMRTHSSKARGKSQQDSEGPATINNVAMQEPFSGNVVSPYKMCMICGFLFLNKDSLKEHSKVHNKDLPDDDRMDDYCLNPELVASQETFLQILNLNPLLSQSCKSMKVGKWIPELDPFNTYQAWQLATKGKVAVGRENVKDPGQIANSENEEEPSDKEDSSEHWTTEKINNGPTLENLEKSKIKSGNIGQNGPAMGDVDIDPKLAQNKLKPTDCTTKLKPTDCTMCGKIFRTYHQLVLHSRVHRKGRKSVENPPVSVDGGEAGVQSIDSVTVIEDRSPGTDKPEEGSEEGSEDGALGEGLSSDRSEDGSERGRSREAGSSGECSYCGKSFRSNYYLNIHLRIHTGEKPHRCPLCDYAAAQKTSLKYHLERHHKGEHKKAEEKSDPPKSSLTSPKLEVVPKGNDEPVLESVDSKRFSPDSLGSAKDLDVDFSQRKNKSIYSSRPIFPNATFSNVSRETPDLNRDAGLHNSRQIFCNVVLPYHEKSTGEKVADELHRTDSDPKVVIGLDNYKILEECSMEELSEGGMQQNSVKNIRWEPTSTNDQCYVSGRANIEDFSDQSESSLLEKPLNLCTMIYQSLCSDDSPWGKASTSVSKSALLSNTCPFCTYRTLYPEVLVMHQRLVHKYNADPSPTNGTRSAVCGGSVKGRRTGCPPALLGQDVSSVATKEMNRKCSRRTKSPLPAASPDTSNLLLGKAKSSSSSSSHHSPCNNLLPEAGSRPSGDFKAFKMTQNPNVHPENFGSIHTELRQTSDGALKIERSASSEASSSKRNMSERPGIKLDYESDGPRGPLLRFDSFWSPNVSKMCLTNVSENQGGLDSHEPIAKKMKINSPLRNDQLAFGVRRGIQGRNVKLPQEMAPVQARNSGVSSKSGTTLDSNGVDSHWNVLKILKSYNPQDLASLYNTCGPSNRDPNIGQEGKRPFQYLQHSNSMSQKRSINHSHSGSLDKKEYMTQ, from the exons ATGAGAATTCAATATCAAGACAAGCAAGGAAGAACATCTGAAGAAGAGCTTATGCCTTGGTTTACTGACCAGCCTACTCATGAATTTGTGATGAAATCTACTGAGAGCACCGTAATGAAAACATCTGAGGAAGTCCGAGATGATGTGAATTTAACACTTGATGCAAAAAATTCTGTTGAACACCATTGTTCAATTTGTGACCAATGTTTTCCTTTTGGTAGTCTTTTAACGCAGCACATGCACATGCATGCAAACGAAAAACACCCATTTTGTGACCATAGGACTTCTCAGAAAGCAAATTTGAAAATTAATCTTCAAAAGCACAAAGTAGACCATTTGCAGCATGGTAGGAAAACTGGAAGAAATAAGGCTAATCTGTCGTCTGCAAGCTTTGAAATCCCAAATGCTTTATCAAAAAGCGTCTGTCCTAATGACACTGAAATGAATGAGGCTGAAGATAATCCATTAAATGGTGTTGCATTGTTCCTTAATGAATTGGAAGGAAATGTTGCAGTCCAAGCTGAGGAATATCCACCTCTGCCCTGTATGTTTTGTAATAAGAGCTTTCGGCACTCTGAAGAACTCCGTCACCATGTAGTTATACAGCACAGGCCCACGCTATGTGAGCCTGCGGTTCTCCGCGTTGAGGAGGGATTGAGTCCTATTATTGAGGCACATATTACTGTAAGCTCTCCAGACCAGGAGGCAAATTATGCAAATGAAGACAATGGTGAACTCAGCTGTAAAGTGTGTGGATTGACCTGTGAGAGTGCTTTGAGCCTGGAGACACATATGAGGAAACACAAGGATTCGTTTACCTATGGTTGTAATGTATGTGGCCGACGGTTTAAGGAACCTTGGTTTCTGAAAAACCACATGCGAACACATTCGAGTAAAGCTAGGGGAAAATCTCAACAGGATTCGGAAGGACCTGCAACCATCAACAATGTTGCTATGCAGGAACCATTTTCAGGAAATGTTGTCTCCCCTTATAAAATGTGCATGATTTGTGGATTTCTTTTCCTAAATAAAGATAGCTTGAAGGAACATAGTAAAGTTCACAACAAAGATTTGCCTGATGACGATAGGATGGATGATTACTGCTTGAACCCAGAACTTGTGGCATCGCAGGAAACATTCCTGCAAATATTAAATTTAAACCCACTCTTGTCACAAAGTTGTAAATCTATGAAGGTGGGAAAATGGATACCCGAACTTGATCCTTTCAATACATACCAAGCTTGGCAGCTGGCCACTAAGGGCAAGGTGGCAGTTGGCCGAGAGAATGTGAAAGATCCAGGGCAAATAGCAAACTCTGAGAATGAGGAGGAGCCCTCAGACAAAGAAGATTCTAGTGAGCATTGGACAACCGAGAAAATCAATAACGGTCCTACCTTGGAGAACCTTGAAAAATCTAAAATCAAAAGCGGCAATATAGGCCAGAATGGACCTGCTATGGGCGATGTGGACATTGACCCCAAGTTAGCCCAGAATAAACTTAAACCGACTGACTGCACAACAAAACTTAAACCGACTGACTGCACAATGTGTGGCAAGATTTTCCGAACCTACCATCAgttagtgcttcactccagagtacaCCGAAAAGGCAGGAAAAGTGTAGAGAATCCTCCAGTTTCAGTTGATGGTGGTGAGGCTGGCGTTCAATCTATAGACTCCGTTACAGTAATTGAAGACCGCAGCCCAGGAACTGACAAACCGGAGGAGGGTTCTGAAGAGGGTTCAGAAGATGGAGCACTAGGAGAAGGACTTTCTTCAG ATCGGAGTGAGGATGGCTCAGAACGAGGAAGAAGTAGAGAGGCTGGCTCATCCGGCGAATGCAGTTACTGTGGAAAGTCATTTCGCTCAAACTATTACCTCAATATTCATCTCAGGATACACACCG GTGAAAAGCCTCATAGATGTCCTCTCTGTGACTATGCTGCAGCTCAAAAAACCTCACTTAAATACCACCTGGAGCGCCATCATAAGGGCGAGCACAAAAAGGCTGAAGAAAAGAGTGATCCTCCGAAGAGTTCATTGACATCTCCGAAATTGGAAGTGGTACCTAAAGGAAATGATGAACCTGTTCTGGAATCTGTGGACTCTAAAAGGTTTTCTCCAGATTCTTTGGGCAGTGCCAAAGATTTAGATGTAGACTTTTCTCAGAGGAAAAACAAATCAATCTATTCTTCTCGTCCAATTTTTCCAAATGCTACCTTTTCAAATGTGAGTAGAGAGACCCCAGACTTGAACAGGGATGCTGGTTTGCATAACAGTCGTCAGATCTTCTGTAATGTAGTGCTGCCATACCATGAGAAATCAACGGGTGAAAAAGTGGCAGATGAGTTGCACAGGACTGACTCTGACCCAAAGGTGGTTATCGGCTtggacaattacaagattttggagGAATGTTCAATGGAAGAATTGTCAGAAGGTGGCATGCAACAGAATAGTGTGAAAAACATAAGATGGGAACCTACTTCAACAAATGACCAATGTTATGTTAGTGGTAGAGCTAATATAGAGGACTTCAGTGATCAATCCGAATCTAGTTTATTGGAAAAGCCTTTGAATCTCTGCACTATGATATATCAAAGCCTGTGTAGTGATGATAGTCCTTGGGGAAAAGCTTCTACCTCAGTTTCCAAGAGTGCCTTACTGAGCAACACGTGCCCATTTTGTACTTACAGAACTTTGTACCCAGAGGTCTTAGTGATGCACCAAAGGTTGGTACATAAATATAACGCTGACCCAAGTCCAACAAATGGAACGCGAAGTGCTGTTTGTGGTGGATCAGTTAAAGGCAGACGCACTGGATGCCCCCCTGCACTATTAGGTCAAGATGTCTCTTCAGTTGCCACCAAAGAAATGAACAGAAAATGTTCTCGTCGGACCAAGTCACCACTACCAGCAGCTTCACCAGATACTTCCAACTTGCTGCTTGGGAAGGCAAAATCATCATCCTCATCTTCATCACACCATTCTCCGTGCAATAATCTTCTTCCTGAGGCAGGGTCCAGACCTTCAGGTGACTTCAAAGCATTTAAGATGACCCAGAATCCTAACGTACATCCAGAGAATTTTGGATCCATACATACTGAACTTAGACAGACATCAGATGGAGCGCTAAAAATCGAAAGAAGTGCATCATCGGAAGCTAGCAGTAGTAAGAGAAATATGTCTGAAAGGCCTGGTATCAAGTTGGACTATGAATCCGACGGACCTCGGGGACCTTTACTTAGATTTGACAGTTTTTGGTCTCCAAACGTAAGCAAAATGTGTCTTACTAATGTGTCCGAGAATCAGGGAGGCTTGGACTCGCATGAGCCTATAGCtaaaaaaatgaaaataaacagTCCTTTAAGAAATGACCAGCTTGCATTTGGAGTTAGGAGGGGAATCCAAGGAAGAAATGTAAAATTACCTCAGGAGATGGCCCCTGTTCAGGCAAGAAACTCTGGGGTATCGTCGAAGTCCGGAACGACCTTGGATTCAAATGGAGTTGACTCACATTGGAATGTATTGAAAATTTTGAAGTCCTACAACCCACAGGATCTTGCCTCGCTGTATAATACTTGTGGACCCAGCAATAGAGACCCTAATATTGGTCAAGAAG